From Acidihalobacter aeolianus, a single genomic window includes:
- a CDS encoding VIT1/CCC1 transporter family protein, giving the protein MPVHHREIHRTHRIGWLRAAVLGANDGIISTASLILGVAASSASHGAILVAGGAGLMAGAMSMAAGEYVSVSSQSDTERADIERERLELAADEAHEHAELVSIYISRGLDRPLAEQVADQLMAHDALAAHVRDELGISEVLNARPVQAAVTSALTFAVGAALPLLTALFAPISGLGYWVAGVSLVSLAGLGALAAQTGGAPMTTGAWRVAFWGALAMAVTAGVGALFHAGGV; this is encoded by the coding sequence ATGCCAGTCCACCACCGCGAAATCCATCGCACCCATCGCATTGGCTGGCTCCGCGCTGCCGTGTTGGGCGCTAACGATGGCATCATATCCACCGCCAGTCTGATTCTTGGCGTTGCGGCTTCCTCGGCCTCGCATGGCGCGATCTTGGTTGCGGGTGGCGCTGGCCTGATGGCGGGTGCGATGTCGATGGCAGCGGGCGAATATGTTTCGGTGAGTTCGCAGTCGGATACCGAACGAGCAGACATCGAACGGGAGCGCCTGGAACTGGCCGCCGACGAGGCGCACGAGCATGCCGAGCTGGTTTCGATCTATATCTCGCGTGGACTTGACAGGCCGCTGGCGGAGCAGGTGGCCGATCAGCTCATGGCCCATGACGCGCTTGCCGCCCATGTGCGCGACGAGTTGGGCATCTCGGAGGTGCTCAACGCCCGGCCGGTGCAGGCTGCAGTGACCTCGGCGCTGACCTTCGCCGTCGGCGCGGCGCTGCCGCTCCTCACTGCCCTGTTCGCCCCTATATCCGGGCTCGGTTACTGGGTCGCGGGCGTGTCGCTGGTTTCGCTCGCCGGTCTGGGCGCGCTGGCGGCGCAGACCGGCGGCGCCCCGATGACGACCGGCGCCTGGCGCGTGGCGTTCTGGGGTGCGCTGGCCATGGCGGTCACGGCGGGCGTGGGCGCGCTGTTCCACGCCGGAGGCGTCTAG
- a CDS encoding ribonucleotide reductase N-terminal alpha domain-containing protein, translating into MHQAMTPLARHVWETRYRQADERFVEDSWQRVARAVAQVERDVGDWTARFREILEDFRCLPGGRILAGAGAAYEASLFNCSVMGDIEDSMDGIFDALREGALTLQSGGGIGYDFSTLRPAGFPAERRGTLASGPVSFMRVWDSMCATLVSTGSRRGAMMATLRCDHPDIESFVEAKREPGQLRHFNLSVQVDDSFMRAVAADGPWALVFPDPQRRRGAAQSVVRDWPGHREPVACAVVRTVSARALWERITRAAYDPMTRPSRACCSSTASTA; encoded by the coding sequence ATGCACCAGGCAATGACCCCGCTTGCCCGCCATGTGTGGGAGACCCGCTACCGCCAGGCGGACGAGCGGTTCGTGGAGGACTCCTGGCAGCGCGTCGCGCGTGCCGTGGCACAGGTCGAGCGCGATGTCGGCGATTGGACGGCGCGTTTCCGCGAGATTCTCGAGGATTTTCGCTGCCTGCCCGGCGGGCGCATTCTCGCCGGAGCAGGTGCCGCGTACGAGGCGTCGTTGTTCAATTGCTCCGTGATGGGCGATATCGAGGATTCCATGGACGGCATCTTCGATGCGCTGCGCGAAGGGGCGCTCACCCTGCAGTCGGGCGGGGGCATCGGCTACGACTTCTCGACCTTGCGGCCGGCCGGCTTCCCTGCCGAGCGCCGCGGCACGCTGGCCTCAGGCCCGGTTTCGTTCATGCGCGTGTGGGACAGCATGTGCGCCACCCTGGTTTCCACCGGTTCTCGCCGCGGCGCCATGATGGCCACGCTGCGCTGCGACCATCCCGATATCGAATCCTTCGTCGAGGCCAAGCGCGAACCCGGTCAGCTGCGCCACTTCAATCTATCCGTGCAGGTCGACGACTCATTCATGCGCGCGGTTGCGGCGGACGGGCCTTGGGCGCTGGTGTTCCCCGACCCGCAGCGGCGACGTGGCGCGGCCCAGTCTGTCGTGCGTGACTGGCCGGGCCATCGGGAGCCGGTCGCTTGTGCGGTGGTGCGCACGGTGTCGGCCCGCGCGCTGTGGGAGCGCATCACGCGCGCAGCCTATGACCCTATGACGCGGCCGAGCCGGGCGTGCTGTTCATCGACCGCATCAACCGCCTGA
- the ilvD gene encoding dihydroxy-acid dehydratase, with protein sequence MPKYRSHTTTHGRNMAGARALWRATGMKDADFDKPIIAVANSFTQFVPGHVHLKDLGQLVAREIEKAGGVAKEFNTIAVDDGIAMGHGGMLYSLPSRELIADAVEYMVNAHCADALVCISNCDKITPGMLLAAMRLNIPAVFVSGGPMEAGKVIAKTPGAEKIIHLDLVDAMVAAADDSNSDEKVEEYERSACPTCGSCSGMFTANSMNCLTEALGLSLPGNGSLLATHAEREKLFLEAGRLVVDIARRYYEQDDASVLPRSIASFDAFENAMSLDIAMGGSTNTVLHLLAAAQEAGVDFDMKDIDRLSRRVPNLSKVAPSSQYHMEDVHRAGGIMAILGELDRGGLLHRDVPTVHSRTLGEAIERWDVRRAAEAEQALFYAAPGGVPTQVAFSQSARWDALDLDRENGCIRDIEHAYSKDGGLAVLYGNLAEDGCIVKTAGVDQSILVFEGPARIFESQDAAVEAILADRIQAGDVVLIRYEGPKGGPGMQEMLYPTSYLKSKGLGKACALVTDGRFSGGTSGLSTGHVSPEAAEGGNIGLVEEGDIIAIDIPHRSIRIAISDGELAARRARMEARGSDAWKPVGRNRPVSAALRAYAAMTTSAAKGAVRDVSQVER encoded by the coding sequence ATGCCGAAGTATCGTTCCCATACCACCACCCACGGTCGCAACATGGCCGGCGCCCGCGCCCTGTGGCGCGCCACAGGGATGAAGGACGCCGACTTCGACAAGCCAATCATCGCCGTCGCCAATTCCTTCACCCAGTTCGTACCGGGACACGTGCATCTCAAGGACCTCGGCCAGCTGGTCGCGCGCGAGATCGAGAAGGCCGGCGGGGTGGCCAAAGAATTCAACACCATCGCCGTGGACGACGGCATCGCCATGGGCCACGGCGGCATGCTGTACTCGCTGCCCAGCCGCGAGCTGATCGCCGATGCGGTCGAGTACATGGTCAACGCGCATTGCGCGGATGCGCTGGTGTGCATCTCCAACTGCGACAAGATCACCCCCGGCATGCTGCTGGCGGCGATGCGCCTCAATATTCCGGCCGTGTTCGTGTCCGGCGGGCCGATGGAGGCCGGCAAGGTCATCGCCAAAACGCCGGGCGCGGAAAAGATCATCCACCTCGATCTGGTCGACGCCATGGTAGCCGCCGCGGACGACAGCAACAGCGACGAGAAGGTCGAGGAATACGAACGCTCGGCCTGCCCGACCTGCGGTTCGTGCTCCGGCATGTTCACCGCCAATTCGATGAACTGCCTGACCGAGGCGCTCGGCCTGTCGCTGCCGGGCAACGGCTCGCTGCTCGCCACCCACGCCGAGCGCGAGAAGCTGTTCCTGGAGGCCGGGCGACTGGTCGTGGACATCGCCAGACGCTACTACGAGCAGGACGACGCCAGCGTGCTGCCGCGCAGCATCGCCAGCTTCGACGCCTTCGAGAACGCCATGAGCCTCGACATCGCCATGGGCGGCTCGACCAATACCGTGCTGCACCTGCTCGCCGCCGCACAGGAGGCGGGCGTTGACTTCGACATGAAGGACATCGACCGCCTGTCGCGCCGCGTGCCCAACCTGTCCAAGGTCGCGCCGTCCAGCCAGTACCACATGGAGGACGTGCACCGTGCCGGCGGCATCATGGCCATCCTCGGCGAGCTGGATCGCGGCGGCCTGCTGCACCGCGACGTGCCCACCGTGCACAGCCGCACCCTGGGCGAGGCCATCGAACGCTGGGATGTGCGCCGCGCCGCCGAGGCCGAGCAGGCGCTGTTCTACGCCGCGCCGGGCGGCGTGCCGACCCAGGTCGCGTTCAGCCAGTCCGCGCGCTGGGATGCGCTCGATCTCGACCGTGAGAACGGCTGTATCCGCGACATCGAACACGCCTACTCCAAGGACGGCGGGCTGGCCGTGCTCTACGGCAATCTGGCCGAGGACGGCTGCATCGTGAAAACGGCCGGCGTCGACCAGAGCATCCTGGTGTTCGAGGGGCCGGCGCGCATCTTCGAGTCCCAGGACGCCGCCGTCGAGGCCATCCTCGCCGATCGCATCCAGGCCGGCGACGTGGTGCTGATCCGCTACGAAGGCCCCAAGGGCGGGCCGGGCATGCAGGAAATGCTCTATCCGACCTCGTACCTGAAGTCCAAGGGCCTGGGCAAGGCCTGCGCCCTGGTCACCGACGGCCGCTTCTCCGGCGGTACCTCGGGGCTGTCCACCGGTCACGTCTCGCCCGAGGCGGCCGAGGGCGGCAACATCGGCCTGGTCGAGGAAGGCGACATCATCGCCATCGACATCCCGCATCGCAGCATCCGCATCGCGATTAGCGACGGGGAACTGGCCGCGCGCCGCGCGCGCATGGAGGCCCGCGGCAGCGATGCCTGGAAGCCGGTCGGCCGCAATCGTCCGGTCAGCGCCGCGCTGCGCGCCTACGCCGCCATGACCACCTCCGCCGCCAAGGGCGCGGTGCGCGACGTGAGTCAGGTCGAGCGCTGA
- a CDS encoding LysE family translocator produces the protein MDSTSNWLLFLSAALAINISPGPDLIYVLSRTVAEGRKVGFASLLGIWTGALVHVSAAALGLAALLAASGVAFAVVKYVGAAYLVYLGLRAWRAQAPVLDKEQKPDRRVTPWMAYHQGVAVDLLNPKAAIFFLAFLPQFVRPEAGHAPAQIMLLGVLVIAVAVVVESAAILLASRLTRTLRGNARVARWLQRLLGSVLVGLGVRLALIGHRSA, from the coding sequence ATGGATTCGACCTCGAACTGGCTGTTGTTTCTGTCCGCCGCGCTGGCGATCAACATCTCGCCGGGACCGGATCTGATCTACGTCCTGTCGCGGACGGTGGCGGAAGGCCGCAAGGTCGGTTTCGCGTCACTGCTGGGTATCTGGACCGGCGCCCTGGTGCACGTGTCGGCCGCCGCGTTGGGTCTGGCGGCCCTGCTGGCCGCCTCGGGCGTCGCCTTTGCGGTGGTGAAGTACGTCGGCGCGGCCTATCTGGTATACCTCGGACTGCGCGCGTGGCGTGCGCAGGCGCCGGTGCTGGACAAGGAGCAGAAACCTGATAGGCGCGTCACGCCATGGATGGCGTACCACCAAGGTGTGGCGGTGGACCTGCTGAATCCCAAGGCGGCGATCTTTTTTCTGGCGTTCCTGCCACAGTTCGTGCGTCCGGAAGCCGGGCACGCGCCGGCCCAGATCATGCTGCTCGGCGTGCTGGTGATCGCGGTTGCCGTGGTGGTGGAATCCGCCGCCATACTGCTCGCGTCGCGACTGACCCGAACGCTGCGCGGCAACGCACGCGTTGCGCGCTGGCTGCAGCGCCTGCTCGGCTCGGTCCTGGTCGGGCTGGGCGTCCGGCTGGCCTTGATCGGTCACCGCTCAGCCTGA
- a CDS encoding DODA-type extradiol aromatic ring-opening family dioxygenase: MTQRAPSLFVSHGSPLLVLEAGPAHDAVCALGAEYRSQAVVCASAHWETASPRVGASMQPQTIHDFYGFPAELYRQRYTTTGDVALAGRVASLLREAGFPAEIDPDRGLDHGAWVPLKLMYPQAGIPVVPISVQPGRDAAWHLRLGAALRGLRDEGVMILGSGSATHNLRDLRMPPDDDPPAAYAAGFDDWLNAAVEAGDREALTGYLTQAPEARRNHPTPEHFLPLLVALGAAYDPRGRAVHRSFAFGTLSMSSFVWD, from the coding sequence ATGACCCAGCGTGCTCCCAGCCTGTTCGTCTCGCACGGATCGCCGCTGCTGGTGCTCGAGGCTGGTCCGGCGCACGATGCCGTGTGTGCGCTGGGTGCGGAATACCGCTCGCAGGCCGTCGTTTGCGCCTCGGCACACTGGGAGACCGCTTCGCCTCGGGTGGGTGCGTCGATGCAGCCGCAGACGATCCACGATTTCTACGGTTTCCCGGCGGAGCTTTATCGCCAGAGGTACACGACGACCGGCGATGTCGCCCTGGCCGGTCGGGTGGCATCGTTGTTGCGCGAGGCCGGATTCCCGGCGGAAATCGATCCTGACCGGGGACTGGATCACGGGGCCTGGGTGCCGCTGAAGCTGATGTATCCGCAGGCGGGCATTCCGGTCGTGCCGATCTCGGTGCAGCCCGGACGGGACGCGGCGTGGCATCTGCGCCTGGGCGCCGCATTACGTGGGCTGCGCGACGAGGGCGTGATGATCCTCGGCAGCGGCAGCGCGACGCACAACCTGCGCGATCTGCGCATGCCGCCGGACGACGACCCGCCGGCCGCCTATGCCGCGGGTTTCGACGACTGGCTGAACGCTGCCGTCGAGGCGGGGGATAGGGAGGCGCTGACCGGCTATCTGACGCAGGCGCCGGAGGCAAGGCGGAATCATCCGACGCCCGAGCATTTCCTGCCGCTGCTCGTCGCCCTGGGTGCAGCGTACGATCCGCGGGGTCGCGCGGTGCATCGTTCCTTTGCCTTCGGCACCCTGTCGATGAGCAGCTTTGTCTGGGATTGA
- a CDS encoding CBS domain-containing protein encodes MIVAHDHGLPELVRPDSPALDVMTDLRRSRAVTTVGGATLESAHQRMIHTGVRMLLVLDRESSVTGLLTATDLLGEKPMAVATREQVSHDQLRVEHVMTPTEEIQVVPLNEVAHASVSDVVALLRETGRQHALVAEERADGEAIRGVFSLSQIARQLGKALELPGVAHSVAELEHVINH; translated from the coding sequence ATGATCGTCGCTCACGACCACGGCCTGCCGGAACTCGTCCGCCCGGACAGCCCTGCGCTGGACGTCATGACCGACCTGCGCCGCAGCCGCGCCGTGACCACGGTCGGCGGAGCCACGCTGGAGAGCGCGCATCAGCGCATGATCCATACCGGTGTACGCATGCTGCTGGTACTCGACCGAGAAAGCAGCGTCACCGGCCTGCTCACCGCCACCGACCTGCTGGGCGAAAAGCCCATGGCGGTCGCCACCCGCGAGCAGGTCTCGCACGATCAGTTGCGCGTCGAGCACGTGATGACGCCCACCGAGGAAATCCAGGTTGTCCCGCTGAACGAAGTCGCACATGCCAGCGTCAGCGATGTAGTGGCCCTGCTGCGCGAGACCGGTCGCCAGCATGCGCTGGTAGCGGAGGAACGCGCTGACGGCGAAGCAATCCGTGGCGTGTTCTCGCTCAGCCAGATCGCGCGTCAGCTCGGCAAAGCGCTGGAACTTCCCGGCGTCGCGCACAGCGTGGCCGAGCTCGAGCACGTGATCAATCACTGA
- a CDS encoding ATP-binding cassette domain-containing protein, giving the protein MSLLSLRALTYTLGGAPLLDRADLSVEAQERLCLVGRNGAGKSTLMRLIAGELQADDGEIVRQGSLRVAYLGQEIPRDVRGSVYEVIADGLGELGALLAEYHRLSESLGNGAGEDDLTRLERVQHALEAQDGWNLGARVDAVVSRLDLPGEAAFDALSGGLKRRVLLGRALVTDPELLLLDEPTNHLDIEAIEWLEDFLRNFPGAVMLVTHDRAFADALATAVLDLDRGKLTRYACGYREYVRRKAEDLEVEAAQAAEFDRRLGIEETWIRQGIKARRTRNEGRVRALKAMREEHRERRVRTGQARLAVDVGGTSGKLVAEAEGASIALGGRTIVRDLNLTLLRGDKLGIIGPNGAGKTTLLRLLTGALQPDTGHVRLGTQLSVAYFDQQREQLDPESTVVDAVGEGSTQVTVNGQSKHIMGYLQDFLFSPARARTPIRALSGGERNRLLLAKLFTRPANLLIMDEPTNDLDVETLELLEGLLVEYTGTLILVSHDRVFLDNVVTSTLAFEGDGYFAEYVGGYQDWLRQRPGQAAAKATTAAAKPVQTRDAPAAAAKPARKLSYKDQRELDALPGKIAALESEQETLENALASPDLYRDAEEVRKTRLRHEAVVAELEAAFARWEKLESTAG; this is encoded by the coding sequence ATGTCTTTGCTGTCGCTGCGCGCCCTCACCTACACCCTCGGCGGTGCCCCTCTGCTCGATCGTGCTGACCTCAGTGTCGAGGCGCAGGAGCGACTGTGTCTGGTCGGGCGCAACGGCGCGGGCAAGTCGACGCTGATGCGCCTGATCGCCGGCGAACTGCAGGCCGACGACGGTGAGATCGTGCGTCAAGGCAGTCTGCGCGTCGCCTATCTTGGACAGGAAATCCCGCGCGACGTTCGCGGCAGTGTATATGAGGTGATCGCCGACGGTCTGGGCGAACTGGGCGCACTGCTGGCCGAATACCATCGCCTGAGCGAGTCCCTGGGCAACGGCGCAGGGGAAGACGATCTGACTCGCCTGGAACGCGTGCAGCACGCCCTGGAGGCGCAGGACGGCTGGAACCTCGGGGCACGCGTGGATGCGGTCGTGTCGCGCCTGGATCTGCCCGGCGAGGCAGCCTTCGACGCCCTCTCCGGCGGCCTCAAGCGGCGCGTCCTGCTCGGTCGCGCACTGGTGACCGATCCCGAGTTGCTGCTGCTCGACGAGCCGACCAACCACCTCGATATCGAAGCCATCGAGTGGCTGGAGGATTTCCTGCGCAATTTCCCCGGTGCGGTCATGTTGGTCACGCATGACCGCGCCTTCGCCGACGCCCTGGCGACCGCGGTGCTCGATCTCGACCGCGGCAAGCTGACCCGCTACGCCTGCGGCTATCGGGAATACGTGCGGCGCAAGGCCGAGGACCTCGAGGTCGAGGCCGCCCAGGCCGCCGAATTCGACCGCCGCCTCGGTATCGAGGAGACCTGGATACGCCAGGGCATCAAGGCCCGGCGCACCCGCAACGAAGGCCGGGTGCGTGCGCTCAAGGCGATGCGCGAGGAGCACCGGGAGCGCCGGGTGCGTACCGGGCAGGCTCGCCTGGCGGTGGATGTAGGCGGCACCTCCGGCAAACTGGTGGCCGAGGCGGAAGGCGCGAGCATCGCGCTGGGCGGACGCACCATCGTGCGCGATCTGAACCTGACGCTGCTGCGCGGCGACAAGCTCGGCATCATCGGCCCCAACGGCGCCGGCAAGACCACGTTGCTGCGGCTGCTCACCGGTGCCCTGCAGCCGGATACCGGCCATGTGCGTCTCGGCACGCAGCTGTCCGTGGCCTATTTCGACCAACAGCGCGAACAGCTCGATCCGGAAAGCACGGTGGTGGACGCGGTGGGCGAGGGCAGCACCCAGGTCACCGTGAACGGGCAGTCCAAGCACATCATGGGCTATCTGCAGGATTTCCTGTTCAGTCCGGCGCGTGCGCGCACGCCGATCCGCGCGCTTTCGGGCGGCGAGCGTAACCGCCTGCTGCTGGCCAAGCTGTTCACCCGCCCGGCCAACCTGCTGATCATGGACGAACCGACCAACGATCTCGATGTCGAAACTCTGGAACTGCTGGAAGGATTGCTCGTCGAATACACAGGCACACTGATTCTGGTTAGCCACGACCGCGTGTTTCTCGACAACGTGGTGACCAGCACCCTGGCCTTCGAGGGCGACGGGTATTTTGCGGAGTACGTGGGCGGTTACCAGGACTGGCTGCGTCAGCGTCCGGGGCAGGCAGCCGCCAAGGCGACAACCGCTGCGGCCAAGCCGGTTCAGACGCGTGATGCGCCCGCTGCGGCGGCGAAGCCGGCGCGCAAGCTCAGTTACAAGGACCAGCGCGAACTGGATGCGCTGCCCGGGAAGATCGCGGCGCTGGAGTCCGAGCAGGAGACCCTTGAAAACGCTCTTGCGAGTCCCGATCTGTACCGCGATGCAGAGGAAGTACGCAAAACCCGGCTGCGCCACGAGGCGGTGGTCGCTGAACTTGAGGCTGCGTTTGCACGTTGGGAAAAATTGGAGTCCACTGCGGGGTAA
- a CDS encoding DEAD/DEAH box helicase, whose amino-acid sequence MAESFADLTLADPLLAAVEEIGLRAPSAIQSRLVAAVLAGSDVVAITPTGQGGTTGYLLGLMQRLLAEPAPEGRGPRALVLAPTRDQAMQIGRMIKQFGHDTRLRFGTVVGGRPYPTQHQLLRRPLDILVATPGRLMDHIRRGRVPFERLRLLVLDKTDQMLDMGLGSEIYSIVDASAETLQQKVVLSDAPNDAVGLLVARLTRYPVRIDEGAGEAVSEKLLAETATVHEEVAEIMDEDEDERQPAELQTGTMSESSRSGARRSKPRGPRRAGAGNAGGTQGGKPAGKSVRGPRTARQGNGNKPAHANGGNGGGNGKTGKGGLRGPGRRLAGAQGQGGRGRRSPDVRFPSDYASGPGGASKAPPAEPRGPQPNEPVQYSADYGFSVAPGARKPVNVVYRTKGRRRREDGGEDEKG is encoded by the coding sequence TTGGCAGAATCATTTGCAGACCTAACGCTGGCTGACCCGCTGTTGGCTGCGGTCGAGGAGATTGGACTGCGCGCGCCGAGTGCAATCCAGTCACGTCTCGTGGCCGCCGTGCTTGCAGGTAGCGACGTCGTCGCTATTACGCCAACTGGGCAGGGAGGTACCACCGGATATCTGCTCGGACTCATGCAGCGCCTGCTGGCCGAGCCGGCTCCCGAGGGTCGCGGACCACGTGCGCTGGTGCTAGCGCCGACGCGCGATCAGGCGATGCAGATTGGGCGCATGATCAAACAATTCGGCCACGACACGCGACTGCGTTTCGGTACGGTGGTCGGCGGCAGGCCGTATCCGACTCAGCACCAGCTGCTGCGGCGTCCGTTGGATATCCTGGTAGCGACCCCGGGTCGTCTCATGGATCACATCCGGCGGGGGCGCGTGCCATTCGAGCGACTCAGGCTGCTGGTGCTCGACAAGACCGATCAGATGCTCGACATGGGCCTGGGCAGCGAGATCTACAGCATCGTTGACGCGAGCGCCGAAACGCTGCAGCAGAAGGTGGTGCTTTCCGACGCGCCGAACGATGCCGTGGGGCTGCTTGTGGCCCGATTGACACGTTATCCGGTACGCATTGATGAGGGTGCTGGCGAAGCGGTATCCGAGAAGCTGCTAGCCGAGACTGCGACCGTACATGAGGAAGTGGCTGAAATCATGGATGAGGACGAGGACGAAAGACAGCCGGCCGAATTGCAGACGGGGACGATGTCTGAATCTAGCCGTAGCGGCGCCAGGCGTTCCAAGCCACGTGGTCCGCGCCGGGCGGGTGCCGGCAACGCCGGTGGTACGCAGGGCGGTAAACCTGCCGGCAAGTCTGTACGCGGCCCGCGTACTGCGCGCCAGGGGAACGGCAACAAGCCAGCCCATGCCAACGGGGGCAATGGTGGCGGCAACGGCAAGACGGGCAAGGGTGGGCTGCGTGGTCCGGGGCGTCGTCTTGCCGGTGCGCAGGGACAGGGCGGACGCGGCAGGCGGTCGCCGGACGTGCGTTTCCCCAGCGACTACGCCTCCGGCCCTGGCGGGGCATCCAAGGCGCCGCCTGCGGAACCCCGCGGACCGCAACCCAACGAGCCGGTCCAGTATTCCGCGGATTACGGTTTTTCCGTGGCACCCGGTGCCCGCAAACCGGTCAACGTGGTGTATCGCACCAAGGGGCGCCGTCGACGCGAAGACGGCGGCGAGGACGAGAAGGGCTAA
- a CDS encoding SDR family oxidoreductase has translation MSHTVFVTGATSGFGEAIARRFALAGHRVVASGRRRNRLETLAAAMPAGLVLPLVLDVRDRDAVETAVTGLPEDFSEVDVLINNAGLALGLEPAQRADLDEWEEMVDTNIKGLMGVTRALLPGMVARGRGHVINLGSVAASWPYPGGNCYGATKAFVQQFSRNLRSDLLGTGVRVTNIEPGMAETEFSLVRFKGNADQAAAVYSGTRPLTAEDIAESVIWVTGLPAHVNINNLEIMPTDQAWGPFAVHREPQGK, from the coding sequence ATGAGTCATACCGTTTTCGTTACCGGCGCCACATCAGGGTTCGGCGAAGCCATCGCTCGCCGTTTTGCGCTAGCCGGCCATCGCGTCGTCGCCAGCGGTCGCAGACGCAACCGTCTGGAGACATTGGCCGCCGCCATGCCCGCGGGGCTCGTTCTGCCGCTGGTGCTCGACGTGCGCGACCGCGACGCGGTGGAGACAGCCGTGACCGGCCTGCCGGAGGATTTCTCCGAGGTCGATGTGCTGATCAACAACGCAGGCCTCGCACTCGGCCTCGAACCCGCGCAGCGTGCCGATCTCGACGAGTGGGAGGAAATGGTCGACACCAACATCAAGGGCCTGATGGGCGTTACCCGGGCGCTGCTGCCGGGCATGGTCGCGCGAGGCCGGGGGCATGTGATCAACCTGGGGTCGGTCGCCGCGAGCTGGCCCTATCCCGGCGGCAACTGCTACGGCGCCACCAAGGCCTTCGTACAACAGTTTTCGCGCAACCTGCGCTCGGACCTGCTGGGTACCGGGGTTCGGGTGACCAACATCGAACCCGGCATGGCCGAGACCGAATTCTCGCTGGTGCGCTTCAAGGGTAATGCCGATCAGGCTGCCGCGGTCTATTCAGGAACCCGGCCGCTGACGGCGGAGGATATCGCCGAAAGTGTGATCTGGGTCACGGGGCTGCCGGCACATGTGAACATCAACAACCTGGAAATCATGCCGACCGATCAGGCCTGGGGACCGTTTGCAGTCCATCGCGAGCCGCAGGGGAAATAA
- a CDS encoding M48 family metallopeptidase: MPPTLTLPWLEHCELRYSARARRLRITVSSHSGVVVTLPHGLGRAHALDFVERQRTWIEHQLARLPVPAAGPPERVTLPILDLELTVRQAPETRGTPFLQETDGMLQLGGDWRTNTAWCDLFAAWLRRRAKPVLQTALSAEAARMGLRHGRLSVRLQRTRWGSCNRHGDISLNAKLLLLPQPLVRHVLIHELAHIRHLNHSPAFWTVVADADPEWHSHRRTLREASALMPAWLDARPGSGNST; the protein is encoded by the coding sequence ATGCCGCCGACCCTTACCCTACCCTGGCTCGAGCACTGCGAACTGCGCTACTCGGCACGGGCCCGCCGCCTGCGCATCACCGTGTCCTCCCATTCGGGAGTCGTGGTCACGCTGCCGCACGGCCTCGGTCGCGCGCATGCACTGGATTTTGTGGAACGACAGCGTACCTGGATCGAACACCAGCTGGCCCGATTGCCTGTCCCAGCCGCAGGGCCGCCAGAACGGGTGACATTGCCGATCCTCGACCTTGAACTGACGGTACGCCAGGCGCCGGAAACCCGTGGCACCCCCTTCCTCCAAGAAACTGACGGCATGCTGCAGCTGGGAGGCGATTGGCGCACGAACACAGCGTGGTGCGACCTGTTCGCCGCCTGGCTGCGCCGGCGTGCCAAACCGGTGCTGCAGACGGCATTGTCCGCCGAGGCCGCGCGCATGGGCCTGCGCCATGGTCGTCTGAGCGTTCGCCTGCAACGTACCCGATGGGGCAGCTGCAACCGCCACGGCGACATCAGCCTGAACGCGAAACTGCTGCTCCTGCCGCAGCCGTTGGTACGCCATGTCCTGATCCATGAACTGGCGCACATCCGCCATCTGAATCACTCCCCCGCTTTCTGGACGGTCGTCGCCGACGCCGACCCCGAATGGCACAGTCACCGGCGTACGTTACGCGAAGCCTCTGCGCTGATGCCCGCATGGCTGGACGCACGCCCCGGAAGCGGAAATTCAACCTAG